One window from the genome of Acidihalobacter ferrooxydans encodes:
- a CDS encoding IS30 family transposase, which yields MGSRYKQLSMDERNRLQRGLNQGMSLRALARALGRHVSTLSRECRRGWIGSSYDAVQGREAVRIRRRRGTRKLLAGSPLADLVAWQIIQHAWSPEQIAGRLRMEHPEEARQRVSHETIYQFIYAHPAGALKKLLVESLRQGHQKRRPRRRGQDRRGSLRNMRFIRERPEEAQAREIPGHWEADLIKGAYNGSAIGTLVDRSTRFTLLARVDDSSAEAVLDGFTRRLRTLPKALRKTLTYDQGKEMARHEELEKRTHLRVYFADPHSPWQRPTNENTHGLLRQYFPKGTDLSLYSQQYLTKVAEELNNRPRKTLGFRTPAEVMAEKISALNRSVALQN from the coding sequence ATGGGCAGCAGGTACAAACAGTTGAGCATGGATGAGAGGAACCGGTTGCAGAGGGGCTTGAACCAAGGGATGAGTCTGCGCGCGTTGGCGCGAGCGTTAGGCCGTCACGTCAGCACCCTGAGCCGGGAGTGCCGCCGAGGGTGGATCGGCAGTAGCTATGATGCGGTCCAGGGACGGGAGGCGGTGCGGATCAGGAGACGGCGGGGCACACGCAAGCTGCTTGCAGGGAGCCCTCTGGCCGACCTTGTAGCGTGGCAGATAATCCAGCACGCTTGGTCACCCGAGCAGATTGCCGGAAGGTTGCGTATGGAGCACCCGGAAGAGGCCCGCCAGCGGGTTTCCCACGAGACGATCTATCAGTTCATCTACGCGCACCCGGCGGGTGCGCTCAAGAAGCTCCTGGTGGAGTCCTTGCGCCAAGGCCACCAGAAGCGCCGTCCCCGTCGCCGGGGCCAGGACCGCCGCGGTAGCCTGCGAAACATGCGCTTTATCCGTGAGCGGCCAGAAGAAGCGCAGGCTCGGGAGATTCCCGGTCACTGGGAGGCAGACCTCATCAAAGGGGCCTACAATGGGAGTGCCATTGGCACCCTGGTGGACCGCAGCACCCGGTTCACCCTCCTGGCCAGAGTGGACGACTCCTCGGCAGAGGCGGTGCTGGACGGTTTCACAAGACGCCTACGCACGCTGCCCAAGGCGCTGCGAAAGACCCTGACCTACGACCAGGGCAAGGAGATGGCGCGGCACGAAGAACTGGAGAAGCGAACTCACCTGCGGGTGTATTTTGCCGACCCGCATAGCCCCTGGCAGCGACCGACCAATGAAAATACCCATGGCCTGCTGCGCCAGTACTTCCCGAAGGGTACGGACTTGTCGCTCTACTCTCAGCAGTACTTGACCAAGGTGGCAGAGGAACTCAATAATCGACCCAGAAAAACTCTGGGATTTCGCACGCCTGCCGAAGTGATGGCAGAGAAAATCAGCGCGTTAAACCGCAGTGTTGCGCTTCAAAATTGA
- a CDS encoding DUF262 domain-containing protein: MSGEYEKAISIGKAIQNIVSRRYLLPSIQRKFTWSTSQIEVLFDSIMRGYPINTFMFWEVTDAEVKSNFRFYQFLEKYCERFGENNPDFDTKGHGNFQAVIDGQQRLTSLYIGLKGTYAYRLPRKWWPKTQDDSILPPRRLYLNIAAPLDEEHNEEMMSYEFGGFNFEAQHCGLTR, from the coding sequence ATGTCAGGAGAATACGAAAAGGCCATTTCTATCGGCAAGGCAATCCAGAATATTGTTTCGCGCCGGTATCTCCTGCCCTCGATACAGCGGAAGTTCACATGGAGCACATCCCAGATCGAAGTACTGTTCGATTCAATCATGCGCGGCTATCCCATCAACACCTTCATGTTCTGGGAGGTGACAGATGCGGAGGTCAAGAGCAACTTCCGTTTCTACCAGTTCCTTGAAAAATACTGTGAACGTTTCGGCGAGAACAATCCTGACTTCGATACCAAGGGGCATGGAAACTTCCAGGCCGTCATCGATGGCCAACAGCGACTTACCTCGCTATACATCGGCCTGAAAGGAACCTACGCGTACAGGTTACCGCGTAAGTGGTGGCCAAAGACTCAAGACGATTCCATTTTGCCCCCGAGACGGCTCTATCTGAATATCGCTGCGCCCTTGGACGAAGAGCACAACGAGGAGATGATGTCTTATGAGTTCGGCGGTTTCAATTTTGAAGCGCAACACTGCGGTTTAACGCGCTGA
- a CDS encoding DNA methyltransferase, which produces MTTLIRKAIYTREDEDALVLGGEEWNFHEEETKEHLHSLHPYPAKFIPQIPRRAIELWTTPGDLVYDPFNGCGTTVFEASLAGRRGVGTDNNAVAILASRAKTAIYSKADLEALNAFAGRTAGGLDFAPPRPDLIPTNKNFHYWFHPVTVERLAALKGLILAEKDPVRTLLMAVFSSIIVRVSYQDSDTRYSRQLREVTVDEVDSAFRSRLADTISRIPDAMINGRGSVDVVQADSRSVPFISTGSVSLIVTSPPYLNAYDYHKYHRQRLHWIGGDESVEFARDREIGSHDEFTRNNATPDGYFEDMNACFSEWARVLKKGGRCLIVVGDAIVSKQPVYVGDRFIDLLSAQGLAEEKRWIRTLHSTKRAFNVKNSRISHEHVLLVAKR; this is translated from the coding sequence ATGACGACTCTGATTCGCAAGGCCATCTATACCCGCGAGGACGAGGACGCACTAGTCCTCGGTGGCGAGGAGTGGAATTTCCACGAAGAGGAGACCAAGGAGCATCTGCACTCCCTGCACCCGTATCCTGCCAAGTTCATCCCGCAGATTCCGCGCAGGGCGATAGAGCTTTGGACCACACCGGGCGACTTGGTTTACGACCCATTTAACGGATGCGGGACGACGGTGTTCGAAGCCAGTCTCGCAGGCCGCCGTGGTGTCGGCACCGACAATAATGCAGTGGCGATCCTCGCCTCGCGGGCCAAAACGGCAATCTACTCGAAGGCTGACCTTGAGGCCCTCAACGCGTTCGCCGGAAGGACTGCCGGAGGGCTGGATTTCGCGCCGCCGCGACCGGACCTGATTCCGACGAACAAGAACTTCCATTACTGGTTCCACCCCGTGACGGTCGAGCGCCTCGCCGCCCTAAAGGGGCTGATTCTCGCGGAGAAGGATCCGGTTAGGACGCTGCTGATGGCGGTTTTTTCATCGATCATTGTGAGGGTGTCTTATCAGGACAGCGATACCCGCTATTCCCGCCAATTGAGGGAGGTGACCGTCGACGAGGTGGATTCGGCGTTTCGCTCGCGGCTTGCCGACACGATCTCGCGCATCCCTGACGCGATGATCAACGGACGCGGATCGGTGGATGTGGTCCAAGCAGACTCTCGCTCCGTCCCATTCATAAGTACAGGAAGTGTTTCGTTAATCGTCACTTCGCCGCCGTATCTGAACGCCTATGACTATCACAAATACCATCGCCAGCGCCTCCACTGGATCGGCGGGGACGAGAGCGTCGAGTTCGCCCGTGATCGCGAGATTGGAAGTCACGATGAGTTTACGAGGAATAACGCGACACCGGACGGCTACTTCGAAGACATGAACGCCTGTTTCTCCGAGTGGGCGCGTGTTCTCAAGAAGGGCGGGCGCTGTCTGATTGTTGTTGGCGATGCGATCGTTTCAAAGCAACCTGTGTATGTAGGCGATCGATTTATTGATTTGTTGTCAGCACAGGGATTGGCGGAGGAAAAGCGTTGGATAAGAACTCTTCATTCGACGAAGCGTGCATTCAATGTGAAGAATAGTCGCATTAGTCATGAGCATGTGCTGTTAGTGGCCAAGCGTTGA